From Streptomyces sp. NBC_00775, one genomic window encodes:
- a CDS encoding DEDDh family exonuclease produces the protein MLEDLTTAASPASWPAAYPQGYAVVDVETTGLARDDRIISAAVYRLDARGEVEDHWYTMVNPERDPGPVWIHGLTSDMLEGAPLFQDIAEEFATRLDGRVLVAHNAVFDWSMIAREYARAEREAPVRQRLCTIALSKELGLPLPNHKLESLAAHFGVVQQRAHHALDDARVLAEAFRPSLRAAVSKGVRLPLLECRPLKEWSDSAAAPRIGRQSGGYSSGGYPSGSWRPSRKRPACPYPNPGRYEEGKPLKQGMRIAFSGDTSVDRELLEDRAVEAGLHVATSLSRLTSLLVTNDPDSSTSKVVKAKQFGTPVIDEAAFGQLLRDVEPASGK, from the coding sequence ATGCTCGAAGACCTGACGACCGCAGCGTCCCCAGCCTCCTGGCCGGCCGCGTATCCGCAGGGGTACGCGGTCGTCGACGTGGAGACCACAGGCCTGGCCCGCGACGACCGGATAATCTCGGCCGCCGTCTACCGGCTGGACGCGCGCGGCGAGGTCGAGGACCACTGGTACACGATGGTCAACCCGGAGCGGGACCCGGGCCCGGTGTGGATCCACGGCCTGACGAGCGACATGCTCGAAGGCGCCCCGCTCTTCCAGGACATCGCCGAGGAGTTCGCCACCCGGCTCGACGGCCGCGTGCTCGTCGCGCACAACGCGGTCTTCGACTGGTCGATGATCGCGCGGGAGTACGCGCGCGCGGAGCGCGAGGCACCGGTGCGGCAGCGGCTGTGCACCATCGCGCTCTCCAAGGAGCTGGGGCTTCCGCTGCCCAACCACAAGCTGGAGTCGCTGGCCGCGCACTTCGGGGTCGTGCAGCAGCGGGCGCACCACGCGCTGGACGACGCGCGCGTGCTGGCCGAGGCGTTCCGGCCGAGCCTGCGGGCCGCCGTGAGCAAGGGTGTGCGGCTGCCGCTCCTTGAGTGCCGGCCGCTCAAGGAGTGGTCCGACAGCGCCGCGGCGCCTCGCATCGGGCGGCAGTCCGGCGGTTACTCGTCAGGCGGCTACCCGTCCGGGAGTTGGCGACCCTCACGCAAACGCCCCGCATGCCCCTATCCCAACCCAGGGCGGTACGAAGAGGGCAAACCGCTCAAGCAGGGCATGCGCATCGCGTTCTCCGGCGACACGTCCGTCGACCGCGAGCTGCTGGAGGACCGTGCCGTCGAGGCCGGGCTGCATGTCGCGACCAGCCTGTCCCGGCTCACCAGCCTGCTCGTCACCAACGACCCGGACTCCAGCACGTCGAAGGTGGTCAAGGCCAAGCAGTTCGGGACGCCGGTGATCGACGAGGCGGCGTTCGGCCAGCTGCTGCGGGATGTGGAGCCGGCGTCGGGGAAGTGA
- a CDS encoding TetR/AcrR family transcriptional regulator, which translates to MTRTALTRDAILDSAAHLVKQHGPDALTMRKLAAELGTAVTSIYWHVGNRESLLDALVERTVADLGVIRPTGRTPAQRITSVARALRRQLREHPHLVAMVHERGLTERMFLPAQQALVHEVHAAGLRGTHAAEVVRAVQFQVVGFVLVERNRERAPVQQPAEEELWDTQTAEDDPGLARALAGPVDQEKLFALSVRALVEALLGR; encoded by the coding sequence ATGACGAGGACGGCACTCACCCGCGACGCGATCCTCGACAGCGCCGCGCACCTGGTGAAGCAGCACGGCCCGGACGCCCTGACGATGCGCAAGCTCGCCGCCGAGCTGGGCACCGCGGTCACCTCGATCTACTGGCACGTCGGCAATCGGGAGTCGCTCCTCGACGCGCTCGTCGAGCGCACGGTCGCCGACCTCGGCGTGATCCGCCCCACCGGGCGCACGCCGGCCCAGCGCATCACGTCGGTGGCCCGCGCCCTGCGCCGGCAGCTGCGCGAGCATCCGCACCTCGTCGCGATGGTGCACGAACGCGGACTGACCGAGCGGATGTTCCTGCCCGCGCAGCAGGCCCTGGTGCACGAGGTGCACGCGGCGGGTCTGCGCGGCACCCATGCGGCCGAGGTCGTTCGGGCCGTGCAGTTCCAGGTCGTCGGCTTCGTCCTCGTCGAGCGCAACCGTGAGCGCGCGCCCGTACAGCAGCCCGCCGAGGAAGAGCTGTGGGACACCCAGACCGCGGAGGACGACCCGGGCCTGGCCCGGGCGCTGGCCGGCCCGGTCGACCAGGAGAAGCTGTTCGCCCTCTCCGTACGAGCGCTCGTGGAGGCCCTGCTCGGGCGCTGA
- a CDS encoding acetoacetate decarboxylase family protein — protein sequence MARVRYGARTEAEIAAARTASSKLPDIWSTGVVAVWESDPDAVAAVLPPPLKPTGRPLVRVNISKVELPGYPLGAGSFAVAAAHDGVEGWYPLVMPMTHERALIGGREVFGEPKKLGEVTVERDGLVVRAALARHGIAFVEVRGAVSGVLPLPEPVQKTDFYFKFLPAVDGSGFDADPVLVHCLRNEKVRKLERVTGDVVLRESMYDPVADLPVRRLVEITIGEKTTDQKGKVVERVSAQALLPYIHQRYDDPQQILDGPPEGSL from the coding sequence ATGGCACGAGTGAGGTACGGCGCACGAACCGAGGCGGAGATCGCCGCCGCGCGCACCGCGAGCTCCAAACTCCCCGACATCTGGTCCACCGGAGTGGTGGCCGTCTGGGAGAGCGATCCGGACGCGGTCGCGGCGGTCCTGCCGCCCCCGCTGAAACCCACCGGGCGGCCCCTGGTGCGAGTGAACATCAGCAAGGTCGAACTGCCCGGATACCCGCTGGGCGCGGGCTCGTTCGCCGTCGCAGCCGCGCACGACGGCGTCGAGGGCTGGTATCCGCTCGTCATGCCGATGACCCACGAACGGGCCCTCATCGGCGGCCGCGAGGTCTTCGGGGAACCCAAGAAGCTCGGCGAGGTGACGGTCGAGCGTGACGGTCTCGTCGTACGCGCCGCGCTCGCCCGGCACGGCATCGCGTTCGTCGAGGTACGCGGCGCGGTGAGCGGCGTCCTGCCGCTTCCCGAGCCCGTCCAGAAGACCGACTTCTACTTCAAGTTCCTTCCCGCGGTGGACGGTTCGGGGTTCGACGCCGACCCCGTCCTCGTGCACTGTCTGCGCAACGAGAAGGTGCGCAAACTGGAGCGCGTCACCGGAGACGTCGTCCTGCGCGAGTCGATGTACGACCCGGTCGCCGACCTCCCCGTACGCCGGCTCGTCGAGATCACCATCGGTGAGAAGACCACCGACCAGAAGGGCAAGGTCGTCGAACGGGTCAGCGCCCAGGCCCTCTTGCCGTACATCCACCAGCGCTACGACGACCCCCAGCAGATCCTCGACGGGCCGCCCGAGGGGAGCCTGTGA
- a CDS encoding SDR family NAD(P)-dependent oxidoreductase, with translation MDLRAGQVAVVTGAASGIGLAMARRFAADGLKVVLADVEQGALEKAAAELREDGADVHARVVDVGDREAVFALASEAYEKYGAVHVLCNNAGVGSGAEGRMWEHDPNDWKWAFAVNVWGVFHGIQAFVPRMIAQGEPGHVVNTSSGDGGIAPLPTASVYAVTKAAVVTMTESLYAHLKAEHARVGASVLFPGPHMLRTGLWESHRNRPPRYAKQKPRKTPYRSLDQWEAAMKEAGHEVRFTPVEEVADLVAEGIRQGRFWLLPESEHSDRQIRARSQSMLDRADPSYLENFILD, from the coding sequence ATGGATCTCCGCGCGGGGCAGGTCGCCGTCGTCACCGGCGCGGCGAGCGGGATCGGGCTCGCGATGGCGCGGCGGTTCGCGGCGGACGGTCTGAAGGTGGTCCTCGCGGACGTCGAGCAGGGCGCCCTGGAGAAGGCCGCCGCCGAGCTGCGGGAGGACGGCGCCGACGTGCACGCGCGCGTGGTGGACGTCGGGGACCGCGAGGCGGTGTTCGCGCTGGCTTCGGAGGCGTACGAGAAGTACGGGGCCGTGCACGTCCTGTGCAACAACGCCGGTGTCGGCTCCGGTGCCGAGGGCCGCATGTGGGAGCACGATCCGAACGACTGGAAGTGGGCCTTCGCCGTCAACGTCTGGGGCGTCTTCCACGGCATCCAGGCGTTCGTCCCGCGGATGATCGCCCAGGGAGAGCCGGGCCACGTCGTCAACACCTCGTCCGGCGACGGCGGGATCGCCCCGCTGCCCACCGCCTCCGTCTACGCCGTCACCAAGGCGGCCGTCGTGACGATGACCGAGTCGCTGTACGCCCACCTGAAGGCGGAGCACGCGCGCGTGGGCGCGTCCGTGCTCTTCCCGGGGCCCCACATGCTCCGTACGGGCCTGTGGGAGTCGCACCGCAACCGGCCACCGCGCTACGCGAAACAGAAGCCCAGGAAGACCCCCTACCGCAGCCTCGACCAGTGGGAGGCCGCGATGAAGGAGGCGGGCCACGAGGTGCGGTTCACACCCGTCGAAGAGGTCGCCGACCTCGTCGCCGAGGGGATCCGCCAAGGCCGCTTCTGGCTGCTGCCCGAGAGCGAGCACAGCGACCGGCAGATCCGGGCGCGTTCGCAGTCGATGCTCGACCGCGCCGACCCGTCGTACCTAGAGAACTTCATCCTGGACTGA
- a CDS encoding amidohydrolase family protein produces the protein MTDQDPYLIISSDCHAGLPTEEYRPYLDPRFHRDFDEFLAGRDRRREEMTRLGIRNEAFANKWFQDNEEGLRGGWDTAQRLKELDGDGVAAEVVFPDADAVDSQTAAPFGVGLGLSGDQDPELGMAGAQAHNRWLADFVSENPERHCGVALLPITAEVSRVVAEVYRAKESGLGALMIPSMWVDKEPYHDRRYDPVWAAAAECGMPVVTHSGAAPRHEYGDHLGIYVSEVTWWPARPLWFLLWSGVFERHPGLKFGVAESGCWWLPNLLWFMDRLYLGAHGGKKLSPFAELKRPPHEYLDRQLFICATNTKRRELAQRYEIGIDNILWGSDFPHPEGTWPDTRAWLAKTFHDIPVGETRRMLGLAAAEVFGFDVEKLTPLARRIGPTPADLGQSDDQTAVEASWARSREVGRHWLTDHDFPTLGVTS, from the coding sequence ATGACCGACCAGGACCCCTACCTCATCATCTCCTCCGACTGCCACGCCGGTCTCCCCACCGAGGAGTACCGGCCCTATCTTGACCCTCGTTTCCACCGGGACTTCGACGAGTTCCTCGCGGGCCGCGACCGGCGCCGCGAGGAGATGACGCGGCTCGGTATCCGCAACGAGGCGTTCGCGAACAAGTGGTTCCAGGACAACGAGGAAGGCCTGCGCGGCGGCTGGGACACCGCGCAGCGTCTCAAGGAGCTGGACGGCGACGGTGTGGCGGCCGAGGTCGTCTTCCCGGACGCGGACGCCGTGGACAGCCAGACCGCCGCCCCCTTCGGTGTGGGCCTCGGCCTCTCGGGGGACCAGGACCCGGAGCTCGGCATGGCCGGCGCGCAGGCACACAACCGCTGGCTGGCCGACTTCGTCTCCGAGAACCCCGAACGGCACTGCGGGGTGGCCCTGTTGCCCATCACGGCGGAGGTGTCGCGCGTGGTGGCGGAGGTGTACCGCGCCAAGGAGTCGGGCCTGGGCGCGCTGATGATCCCCTCCATGTGGGTCGACAAGGAGCCGTACCACGACCGCCGTTACGACCCCGTGTGGGCGGCGGCCGCCGAGTGCGGGATGCCCGTGGTCACCCACTCGGGCGCGGCACCGCGCCACGAATACGGCGACCACTTGGGAATCTATGTCTCCGAAGTCACCTGGTGGCCCGCCCGTCCCCTCTGGTTCCTGCTGTGGTCGGGCGTCTTCGAACGGCACCCGGGTCTCAAGTTCGGTGTCGCGGAGTCGGGTTGCTGGTGGCTGCCGAACCTCCTCTGGTTCATGGACCGCCTCTACCTGGGAGCGCACGGCGGCAAGAAGCTGTCGCCCTTCGCGGAACTGAAGCGGCCCCCGCACGAGTACCTGGACCGGCAGCTCTTCATCTGCGCGACGAACACCAAGCGCCGCGAACTGGCCCAGCGGTACGAGATCGGCATCGACAACATCCTCTGGGGCAGCGACTTCCCGCACCCTGAGGGCACCTGGCCCGACACGCGCGCGTGGCTGGCGAAAACCTTCCACGACATCCCCGTCGGGGAGACGCGCCGGATGCTCGGCCTGGCGGCGGCGGAGGTCTTCGGGTTCGACGTCGAGAAACTGACCCCGCTCGCCCGGCGCATCGGTCCGACCCCCGCCGACCTCGGCCAGAGCGACGACCAGACGGCCGTGGAGGCGTCCTGGGCCCGCTCGCGCGAGGTGGGCCGGCACTGGCTGACGGACCACGACTTCCCAACCCTGGGGGTGACCTCATGA
- a CDS encoding amidohydrolase family protein, whose translation MSDDRYTVISADCHAGADLLDYKPYLAKRHHEAFDAWAATYVNPYEDLLADTADKNWNSGRRLAELEEDGIVAEVVFPNTIPPFFPSASLMAPAPTAEEFAQRWAGLRAHNRWLADFCAAAPGRRAGVFQILLNDVDEAVKEIRWAAGAGLRGGLLLPGTPPGSGLPELYSSTYDPIWAVCAELGVPVNHHAGSASPPLGDEPAARAVFMVETTWFSHRALWHLIFGGAFRRHPDLRLVLTEQGSGWIPGVLDMLDYYHGRLVAAATKASTAESKFGAGLAEAMGKGPSEVWRDNCFVGASFMRPHEVPLRDRIGLDKIMWGSDYPHDEGTHPYSREGLRIAYAGLPREEIAAMVGGNAARVYGFDLAYLDEIAAKVGPTVEEIAEPLGDPPADATSPVFAKGGSVRVW comes from the coding sequence ATGAGCGACGACCGGTACACGGTGATCTCCGCCGACTGCCACGCGGGCGCCGATCTCCTGGACTACAAGCCGTACTTGGCGAAGCGGCACCACGAGGCCTTCGACGCGTGGGCGGCCACGTACGTCAATCCGTACGAGGATCTGCTCGCCGACACGGCCGACAAGAACTGGAACTCCGGGCGGCGCCTCGCGGAGCTGGAGGAGGACGGGATCGTCGCGGAGGTCGTCTTCCCGAACACCATCCCGCCGTTCTTCCCCTCGGCCTCCCTGATGGCGCCGGCCCCGACGGCGGAGGAGTTCGCGCAGCGGTGGGCCGGGCTGCGGGCCCACAACCGCTGGCTCGCGGACTTCTGCGCGGCAGCTCCCGGCCGCCGTGCGGGCGTCTTCCAGATCCTCCTCAACGACGTGGACGAGGCGGTGAAGGAGATCCGCTGGGCCGCCGGCGCGGGCCTCAGGGGCGGCCTCCTGCTGCCCGGCACACCGCCGGGTTCGGGCCTGCCCGAGCTGTACTCGTCGACGTACGACCCGATCTGGGCGGTCTGCGCGGAACTGGGCGTGCCGGTGAACCACCACGCGGGCTCGGCGTCGCCGCCCCTGGGCGACGAACCGGCCGCCCGGGCGGTCTTCATGGTGGAGACGACCTGGTTCTCGCACCGCGCGCTGTGGCACCTGATCTTCGGCGGCGCGTTCCGTCGTCACCCGGACCTGAGGCTGGTACTGACCGAGCAGGGCTCGGGCTGGATCCCCGGGGTGCTCGACATGCTGGACTACTACCACGGGCGGTTGGTGGCCGCCGCCACCAAGGCGTCGACGGCCGAGTCGAAATTCGGCGCGGGACTGGCCGAGGCCATGGGCAAGGGCCCGTCGGAAGTCTGGCGGGACAACTGCTTCGTCGGCGCCAGCTTCATGCGCCCGCACGAGGTACCGCTCCGGGACCGCATCGGCCTCGACAAGATCATGTGGGGCAGCGACTACCCGCACGACGAGGGCACCCACCCCTACTCCCGGGAAGGCCTGCGCATCGCCTACGCGGGCCTGCCGCGCGAGGAGATCGCCGCGATGGTCGGCGGCAACGCGGCCCGCGTGTACGGCTTCGACCTGGCGTACCTGGACGAGATCGCCGCGAAGGTGGGCCCGACGGTGGAGGAGATCGCCGAGCCGCTCGGCGATCCGCCGGCGGACGCGACGAGCCCGGTGTTCGCGAAAGGAGGGTCGGTACGGGTGTGGTGA
- a CDS encoding VIT1/CCC1 transporter family protein translates to MTQPTHDEAHGGALGSRLNWLRAAVLGANDGIISTAGLVVGVAGATDERSALLTAGLAGLLAGSMSMAAGEYVSVSTQRDSELAALALEKRELTEQPEAELEELTELLEQRGLTRDVAREAAEQLTERDALRAHARVELGIDPDDLTNPWHAAWASFLAFTAGALLPLLAMVLPPADWRLGVTVVSVLAALVLTGWSSARLGGANVGRAVVRNVAGGALAMAVTYAAGALLGAAGV, encoded by the coding sequence GTGACGCAACCGACGCACGACGAGGCCCACGGAGGAGCGCTCGGCTCGCGGCTGAACTGGCTGCGGGCCGCCGTCCTGGGCGCCAACGACGGCATCATCTCCACCGCCGGCCTCGTCGTCGGGGTGGCGGGCGCCACGGACGAACGCTCCGCACTGCTCACGGCGGGGCTCGCCGGACTGCTGGCCGGGTCGATGTCGATGGCGGCGGGCGAGTACGTGTCGGTCTCCACCCAGCGGGACTCGGAGCTGGCCGCCCTGGCCCTGGAGAAGCGCGAGCTCACGGAGCAGCCGGAGGCCGAACTGGAGGAGCTGACCGAGCTGTTGGAGCAGCGCGGCCTGACCCGGGACGTGGCCCGGGAGGCGGCGGAACAGCTCACCGAGCGGGACGCCCTGCGCGCCCACGCGCGCGTGGAGCTCGGTATCGACCCCGACGACCTCACCAACCCCTGGCACGCGGCATGGGCGAGCTTCCTCGCGTTCACCGCGGGGGCGCTGCTGCCGCTGCTGGCCATGGTGCTGCCCCCGGCGGACTGGCGCCTCGGAGTCACCGTCGTATCGGTACTGGCCGCCCTCGTCCTCACCGGCTGGAGCAGCGCCCGCCTGGGAGGGGCGAACGTGGGCCGGGCCGTCGTGCGGAACGTGGCGGGCGGCGCGCTGGCGATGGCGGTGACGTACGCGGCGGGAGCCCTGCTGGGAGCGGCGGGCGTGTGA
- a CDS encoding sterol desaturase family protein, protein MPNLPDVVLWSIPAFVLLTVIEIVSFRLHPDEDEAGYEAKDAATSVGMGLGSLAFDFLWKIPIVAIYSAVYELTPLHVPVLWWTVPLMLLGQDFFYYWSHRGHHVIRVLWACHVVHHSSRKFNLTTALRQPWTTWTVWPFYVPLIALGVHPAALAFCSSVNLVYQFWIHTERIDKLPRPFEFVFNTPSHHRVHHASQGGYLDRNFGGILIVWDRLFGSWVAETERPVYGLTKNIATYNPLRVATHEYAAIARDLKAAASWRERAGRVFRGPGWQPAQPAAAKTPVTEPVA, encoded by the coding sequence ATGCCGAACCTGCCCGATGTCGTGCTGTGGTCGATACCCGCCTTTGTGCTGCTCACGGTGATCGAGATCGTGAGTTTCCGTCTCCATCCCGACGAGGACGAGGCGGGCTACGAGGCGAAGGACGCCGCGACGAGCGTCGGCATGGGCCTCGGCAGTCTCGCCTTCGACTTCCTGTGGAAGATCCCGATCGTCGCGATCTACTCGGCGGTCTACGAGCTGACACCGCTGCACGTGCCCGTCCTGTGGTGGACGGTTCCGCTGATGCTGCTCGGCCAGGACTTCTTCTACTACTGGTCGCACCGCGGGCACCACGTCATCCGCGTCCTGTGGGCCTGCCACGTGGTCCACCACTCCAGCCGGAAGTTCAACCTCACCACCGCGCTGCGCCAGCCCTGGACGACCTGGACCGTCTGGCCCTTCTACGTTCCGCTCATCGCCCTCGGCGTGCACCCGGCCGCGCTCGCCTTCTGCTCGTCGGTGAACCTCGTCTACCAGTTCTGGATCCACACCGAGCGCATCGACAAGCTGCCCCGCCCCTTCGAGTTCGTCTTCAACACGCCCTCCCACCACCGCGTCCACCACGCCTCCCAGGGCGGCTATCTGGACCGCAACTTCGGGGGCATCCTCATCGTCTGGGACCGGCTCTTCGGATCATGGGTCGCGGAGACCGAACGGCCCGTCTACGGGCTCACCAAGAACATCGCCACGTACAACCCCCTGCGCGTGGCCACCCACGAGTACGCCGCCATCGCCAGGGACCTGAAGGCGGCCGCGAGTTGGCGCGAGCGGGCGGGGCGGGTCTTCCGTGGCCCCGGCTGGCAGCCCGCGCAGCCGGCCGCCGCGAAGACGCCGGTCACGGAGCCCGTCGCGTGA
- a CDS encoding lysoplasmalogenase, protein MNPRLARVLLVSFGLAVVVDLVSLGAGFDLGHRIAKPLLMPLLAAHAGVRGGPRLLVAALLCGWGGDVLLLSDADPAFLVGMASFAAGHMCYLVLFRRTARARGALLAGGYAVALVATVTLLWPDLPADLRVPVAGYSLLLTAMAYGATRLGLVTGVGGALFMLSDTLIATGVAEWPQLPSPDFWIMLTYAAAQYLLVRGVLGTLGARPAPAAAYGEMRSTTP, encoded by the coding sequence GTGAACCCACGCCTCGCGCGCGTGCTGCTCGTCTCCTTCGGCCTCGCGGTGGTCGTGGACCTCGTGTCCCTGGGCGCGGGGTTCGATCTCGGGCACCGGATCGCCAAGCCGCTCCTGATGCCCCTGCTCGCCGCCCACGCGGGCGTACGCGGCGGCCCGCGGCTCCTGGTCGCCGCGCTGCTCTGCGGCTGGGGCGGCGACGTGCTGCTCCTGTCCGACGCCGACCCGGCCTTCCTCGTGGGGATGGCGTCCTTCGCGGCGGGGCACATGTGTTACCTCGTCCTTTTCCGGCGAACGGCACGCGCGCGTGGAGCCCTGCTCGCAGGTGGGTACGCCGTCGCCCTCGTCGCCACCGTCACGCTTCTGTGGCCCGACCTGCCCGCCGATCTCCGCGTCCCCGTCGCGGGCTACAGCCTGCTCCTGACCGCGATGGCGTACGGGGCCACCCGGCTCGGGCTCGTCACGGGTGTCGGCGGCGCCCTGTTCATGCTCTCGGACACGCTCATCGCCACCGGGGTCGCCGAGTGGCCGCAGCTCCCGAGCCCGGACTTCTGGATCATGCTCACGTACGCCGCCGCCCAGTATCTGCTGGTGCGCGGTGTGCTGGGCACCCTCGGCGCGCGGCCCGCGCCCGCGGCGGCGTACGGTGAGATGCGCTCAACCACCCCCTGA
- a CDS encoding zinc-dependent alcohol dehydrogenase family protein: MRATTIHAPYDMRVEDVPEPVVQLPTDAVVRVLRSCICGSDLWAYRGEAARQPGQRIGHEFLGIVEETGSEVTGVRRGDLVVAPFMWSDGVCDYCREGLTTSCEHGGFWGAVGYDGGQGEAVRVPFADGTLVQLPKDAASDDHLLSALLTLSDVMGTGHHAALGAGVHKGATVAVVGDGAVGLCAVLAAKRLGAERIIALGRHEVRTDIARLFGATDVVAERGDAAVEAVRELTRGQGAHCVVEAVGTEQSMKTAVNITRDGGAIGFVGVPHGSGTGLDLGVMFDRNIALRGGVAPVRAYIPELLPDVLDGTIDPSPVFDMTIGLEGVPEGYKAMDERTALKVMVAN, from the coding sequence ATGCGCGCCACCACCATCCACGCCCCGTACGACATGCGCGTGGAGGACGTGCCCGAGCCCGTGGTGCAGCTGCCCACCGACGCGGTCGTGCGGGTGCTGCGCTCCTGCATCTGCGGCAGCGACCTGTGGGCGTACCGCGGCGAGGCGGCCCGGCAGCCGGGCCAGCGGATCGGGCACGAGTTCCTCGGCATCGTCGAGGAGACCGGCTCCGAGGTGACCGGCGTCCGGCGCGGTGACCTGGTCGTCGCGCCCTTCATGTGGTCCGACGGCGTGTGCGACTACTGCCGCGAGGGGCTCACCACGTCGTGCGAGCACGGCGGCTTCTGGGGTGCCGTCGGGTACGACGGCGGACAGGGCGAGGCCGTACGCGTTCCGTTCGCCGACGGCACGCTCGTCCAGCTGCCCAAGGACGCGGCGTCCGACGACCACCTGCTGTCGGCGCTGCTGACGCTGTCCGACGTCATGGGCACCGGCCATCACGCGGCCCTCGGCGCGGGTGTCCACAAGGGCGCCACCGTCGCCGTCGTCGGGGACGGGGCCGTCGGCCTGTGCGCCGTGCTGGCCGCCAAGCGGCTCGGCGCCGAGCGGATCATCGCGCTCGGACGCCACGAGGTGCGTACGGACATCGCGCGCCTCTTCGGCGCCACGGACGTCGTCGCCGAGCGCGGTGACGCGGCCGTCGAGGCCGTGCGGGAGCTGACCCGTGGCCAGGGCGCGCACTGTGTCGTCGAGGCCGTCGGCACCGAGCAGTCCATGAAGACGGCCGTGAACATCACCCGCGACGGCGGCGCCATCGGCTTCGTCGGGGTGCCGCACGGCAGCGGTACGGGCCTGGACCTGGGGGTGATGTTCGACCGGAACATCGCTCTGCGCGGCGGTGTCGCGCCGGTCCGCGCGTACATCCCGGAGCTGCTGCCCGACGTCCTCGACGGGACCATCGACCCGTCGCCCGTTTTCGACATGACCATCGGCCTGGAGGGCGTGCCCGAGGGCTACAAGGCGATGGACGAGCGCACCGCCCTCAAGGTCATGGTCGCCAACTGA
- a CDS encoding CopD family protein, with protein MTLTRPTAEVAGAGGPARRRATGRAAAVLALVALAALIPLLGPRTALEGTGEAAAPGIAGIALLRTVLFVALCVPAGELFASWLARRVPGAPLADAPRSWAPYTAAAGFLAALGLASVVATGNLLPHHLSDIDVGGLYETRDGKLALLEVNGFLAAGLCALSRRPVTQVWPLAAVVVAEALRAHPATEHGPLVGSALTLVHVTCAALWAGGLLHVLRMLRRWRAEEAGAALLGLYARVAAVLFAAITATGVWSALRRMPSGTILDQLTTTAYGRTLLAKVLVVAVVAVLALWARLRLRRAADPLSAYAPARAEVVALGVVVAVSGALTALPLPIRW; from the coding sequence GTGACGTTGACGAGACCGACAGCCGAGGTGGCGGGCGCGGGCGGGCCGGCGCGGCGCCGCGCCACCGGCCGGGCCGCCGCCGTACTGGCCCTGGTGGCCCTGGCGGCTCTGATCCCGTTGCTCGGCCCGCGCACCGCGCTGGAGGGCACGGGCGAGGCCGCGGCCCCCGGCATCGCCGGTATCGCCCTGCTGCGTACGGTCCTGTTCGTGGCGCTGTGCGTGCCCGCGGGCGAGCTGTTCGCGTCCTGGCTGGCCCGCCGGGTGCCGGGCGCGCCCCTGGCGGACGCGCCGCGCAGCTGGGCCCCGTACACGGCCGCCGCCGGTTTCCTCGCCGCGCTGGGCCTCGCCTCGGTCGTGGCCACCGGCAATCTGCTGCCGCACCACCTCTCCGACATCGACGTCGGCGGGCTCTACGAGACCCGGGACGGCAAGCTGGCGCTCCTGGAGGTCAACGGGTTCCTGGCGGCCGGGCTGTGCGCCCTCTCGCGTCGGCCGGTCACCCAAGTGTGGCCGCTGGCCGCGGTGGTGGTCGCGGAGGCGCTGCGCGCCCACCCCGCCACGGAGCACGGTCCGCTGGTCGGCTCCGCTCTGACACTCGTTCACGTGACCTGCGCGGCGCTGTGGGCGGGCGGACTGCTGCACGTCCTGCGGATGCTGCGGAGATGGCGCGCCGAGGAGGCCGGTGCCGCGTTGCTCGGGCTCTACGCGCGCGTGGCGGCCGTTCTGTTCGCGGCGATCACCGCGACGGGCGTCTGGAGCGCTCTGCGCCGGATGCCGTCCGGCACGATCCTGGACCAGCTGACGACGACGGCGTACGGGCGCACCCTGCTCGCCAAGGTGCTCGTGGTGGCCGTCGTCGCCGTCCTGGCCCTCTGGGCGCGCCTGCGTCTGCGCCGCGCGGCGGACCCGCTCAGCGCCTACGCCCCCGCGCGCGCGGAGGTCGTGGCACTGGGCGTGGTCGTCGCGGTCTCGGGCGCGCTGACGGCGCTGCCGCTGCCGATCAGATGGTGA